The DNA region GAACCTGCCAGTTGTTGTACAACAACAAACCCGACATGGAGAAGACCGCCCAAAGAATTGTTTTTTTAAAGTCCATTTGCATTCACTTAAAGATGATGAGATGTTGGTTTTACTGCAGGGTCGTGTCCGCCTTGTGACCATGGATTACAACGCAAGATGCGCCACACCATCAGCCTAAAGCTTTTGAAAAATCCGTAACTAGCAAAACAGTCGCAGGCATATTGTGAGCATGAGGGCATGAATTTACAGTGCATACCAACAACGGGGCTGAGGGTTATTTGATAAAGCCTCACAAGCTTAATGGCCAGCTTATTCAGTAGGCGCACGTTAAATTAGCCCCACAATTTGCGCTCGCAGGCCTTCTTTTTCTTTACTCCGGAGTCTGCCGCGCGTTTCTCGACCAATTGGTTTTTTTAGCTTCACGACAACATCACTGTTAAGGCTTATTGCTTGAGCGTTTCTAAGCAA from Polynucleobacter sp. AP-Elch-400A-B2 includes:
- the yidD gene encoding membrane protein insertion efficiency factor YidD, which produces MRLLNKLAIKLVRLYQITLSPVVGMHCKFMPSCSQYACDCFASYGFFKSFRLMVWRILRCNPWSQGGHDPAVKPTSHHL
- the rnpA gene encoding ribonuclease P protein component; this translates as MASPNQGEKPDLGIAVAKKLAKRAVDRNQLKRMIRELLRNAQAISLNSDVVVKLKKPIGRETRGRLRSKEKEGLRAQIVGLI